In the Neofelis nebulosa isolate mNeoNeb1 chromosome 11, mNeoNeb1.pri, whole genome shotgun sequence genome, one interval contains:
- the LOC131490411 gene encoding piezo-type mechanosensitive ion channel component 2-like, giving the protein MFSMDMSSSSADSGSLASSEPTQCTMLYSRQGTTETIAEVEAEQDDEAVAKDADQGGEEATDLGLEEASEASEAGLTPDAELPHYSTEDGDVEAPPSYNKAVSFERLSFGSRDDSAGQSHMAVSPDESCSDRLESSILPPLTHELTASELLLNKMFHDDELEESEKFYVGQPRFLLLFYAMYNTLVARSEMVCYFVIILNHMVSASMITLVLPILIFLWAMLSVPRPSR; this is encoded by the exons ATGTTCAGCATGGATATGTCCTCCTCATCAGCTGACAGTGGCAGTTTAGCATCAAG CGAGCCCACGCAGTGCACCATGCTGTACTCGCGCCAGGGGACCACGGAAACCATAGCGGAGGTGGAGGCCGAGCAGGATGACGAGGCGGTGGCCAAAGACGCCgaccagggaggggaggaggccacGGACTTGGGGCTGGAGGAAGCCTCGGAGGCCTCGGAGGCCGGCCTCACCCCAGATGCCGAGCTGCCGCACTACTCCACCGAGGATGGGGACGTGGAGGCGCCTCCCTCCTACAACAAGGCGGTCAGCTTCGAGCGCCTGTCCTTCGGCTCGCGGGACGACTCTGCAGGCCAGAGCCACATGGCCGTGAGCCCTGACGAGAGCTGCTCAGACAGGCTCGAGTCCAGCATCTTACCGCCCCTGACTCACGAGCTGACGGCCAGTGAGCTGCTGCTGAACAA GATGTTCCATGATGACGAGCTGGAAGAGTCCGAAAAATTCTACGTTGGCCAACCCCGGTTCTTGCTGTTGTTCTATGCCATGTACAATACTCTGGTGGCCCGCTCAGAAATGGTGTGTTATTTTGTGATCATCCTCAACCACATGGTCTCTGCCTCCATGATCACCCTTGTGCTTCCCATTCTGATCTTCCTCTGGGCCATGCTGTCTGTGCCCAGGCCCAGTAGATGA